The Solibacillus daqui genome has a segment encoding these proteins:
- a CDS encoding ABC transporter substrate-binding protein, producing the protein MNFKMKWVAPVAAALLLAACGADEEKASKDPVKQTEADGPYTVVDDRGIEVTFEEVPETIVSLQPSNTEILFELGVGAQIVGATDYDTYPEAAQKIERVSTSTVINAERIVELNPDVVVAYTAGDEAQIAQLEDTGLKVFVIASATSFDDVYTDIIQLSEVMGVEEKGNEVVADIKGQIAAVQEKTNTVDAKKKVYYEVSPAPDIWTTGSDTFQQEIMNTAGVENIFADQNSWLSVTEEDVITRNPEVIITPATYMENAVDEILGRAGWDQIQAVSDKAVVLVDGDVMSRPGPRIGEAVEIMAEAVYPELFK; encoded by the coding sequence ATGAACTTTAAAATGAAATGGGTTGCACCTGTTGCAGCAGCACTACTTTTAGCAGCATGTGGAGCAGACGAAGAAAAAGCATCAAAAGATCCAGTTAAGCAAACTGAGGCAGATGGTCCCTACACAGTTGTAGATGACCGCGGTATTGAAGTAACTTTCGAGGAAGTACCAGAAACAATCGTATCATTACAGCCAAGTAATACAGAAATTTTATTTGAATTAGGTGTCGGTGCTCAAATTGTTGGTGCAACAGACTATGATACATATCCAGAAGCGGCACAAAAAATCGAACGTGTTTCTACGTCAACAGTCATTAACGCAGAACGTATCGTTGAGTTAAATCCAGACGTAGTCGTAGCTTACACAGCCGGTGATGAGGCACAAATTGCACAGTTAGAAGACACGGGCTTAAAGGTGTTTGTCATCGCTTCAGCTACATCATTTGACGATGTCTACACAGATATCATTCAGCTTTCTGAAGTAATGGGCGTTGAGGAAAAGGGAAATGAAGTCGTAGCAGACATTAAAGGACAAATTGCAGCAGTTCAAGAGAAAACAAATACTGTAGATGCAAAGAAAAAAGTGTACTATGAAGTATCACCAGCTCCAGACATTTGGACAACTGGTAGCGATACATTCCAACAAGAAATTATGAATACAGCCGGTGTTGAAAATATTTTCGCAGACCAAAATAGCTGGTTAAGCGTAACAGAAGAAGATGTAATTACACGTAATCCAGAAGTAATTATTACTCCAGCAACTTATATGGAAAATGCAGTGGATGAAATTTTAGGTCGTGCAGGCTGGGATCAAATTCAGGCAGTTTCAGATAAGGCTGTTGTGTTAGTAGATGGAGATGTTATGTCTCGCCCGGGGCCACGTATAGGTGAAGCGGTAGAAATTATGGCAGAAGCCGTATACCCAGAATTATTTAAATAG
- a CDS encoding bifunctional adenosylcobinamide kinase/adenosylcobinamide-phosphate guanylyltransferase yields the protein MIFITGGVRSGKSAYAEQRALALGDEKHYYYFATGAAFDEEMKKRIIRHQQDRIQQEIKWTTVEMQVEIPQQINQLSSNDVVLFECVTTWLSNVLYLSEQQKNRSEYINNCIESLQKQLQNWQVQGATIIVVSNEVLDELPSKYEEVNLYRKLLGNLHQWLVQHSHEAYEVQFQLVQRWK from the coding sequence ATGATCTTTATAACTGGCGGAGTACGTAGTGGTAAAAGTGCCTATGCCGAGCAACGTGCCCTAGCTTTGGGGGACGAAAAACATTATTACTATTTTGCAACGGGTGCCGCGTTTGACGAAGAAATGAAAAAGCGAATTATACGACATCAGCAAGATCGCATACAGCAAGAAATCAAATGGACAACAGTGGAAATGCAAGTGGAAATACCTCAACAAATCAATCAATTATCATCTAATGATGTTGTATTATTTGAATGTGTTACGACATGGCTTTCAAATGTGCTCTATTTAAGTGAACAGCAAAAAAATCGTAGCGAATATATCAATAACTGCATCGAATCCCTACAAAAGCAATTGCAAAATTGGCAAGTACAAGGTGCTACAATAATAGTTGTATCGAATGAAGTATTAGACGAGCTGCCTTCAAAATATGAGGAAGTGAATTTATATCGCAAGTTGTTAGGAAACTTGCATCAATGGCTTGTGCAGCATAGCCATGAAGCTTATGAAGTACAGTTTCAACTTGTACAACGATGGAAATAG
- the cobS gene encoding adenosylcobinamide-GDP ribazoletransferase: protein MSRLKNASQGFLLAWQFFSFIPIKKQLDMNKSSITWMYASLPLVGLVIGAMISCGAYLLVSYSDISNLLLSILLVIGMVIFTGGLHLDGFIDMCDAFFSYGDKDKRLQVLDDPRTGAFGVLGIVSLLLLKLGFVYETLAQGQLAMLVYIVIIPYIARIGMLVYFVTMNTSKQTGLAAYFKEQVVRKQLIIYSAVLFTLLSAALIYTGIYSFFILVAIMLAVVVIYRKWSYRNFGGMSGDLLGALGESLEVVLWLTVLLCI, encoded by the coding sequence GTGAGCAGGTTGAAAAATGCAAGTCAAGGTTTCTTATTAGCGTGGCAGTTTTTTTCTTTCATACCGATAAAAAAGCAATTAGATATGAATAAAAGCTCGATTACGTGGATGTATGCGAGTTTACCGCTCGTTGGTTTAGTAATTGGTGCAATGATAAGCTGTGGTGCGTATTTACTTGTTAGCTATAGCGATATATCCAATTTATTATTGTCGATTTTACTTGTAATTGGCATGGTTATTTTTACTGGTGGGTTACATTTAGATGGCTTTATCGATATGTGTGATGCCTTTTTTTCATATGGTGATAAAGATAAGCGATTGCAAGTGCTAGATGATCCTCGCACAGGCGCTTTTGGTGTGTTAGGGATTGTATCATTACTTTTGTTGAAGCTTGGTTTTGTTTATGAAACACTAGCACAAGGGCAGCTAGCAATGCTTGTGTATATTGTCATTATTCCATATATTGCGCGCATCGGGATGCTTGTGTATTTTGTAACAATGAATACGTCGAAACAAACAGGTTTAGCCGCCTATTTTAAAGAGCAGGTAGTAAGAAAGCAGCTCATTATTTATAGTGCAGTGCTGTTTACACTACTGAGTGCGGCGCTGATATATACTGGGATTTATAGCTTCTTTATTTTAGTAGCCATAATGCTAGCTGTAGTTGTAATTTACCGTAAATGGTCGTATCGGAATTTTGGGGGTATGAGTGGTGATTTACTCGGTGCATTAGGTGAAAGCTTGGAGGTTGTTTTATGGCTAACAGTGTTACTGTGCATTTAA
- a CDS encoding histidine phosphatase family protein, which yields MANSVTVHLIRHEKTDANIKRKYIGWTDEPIVENVNMRPILQPDIVYGSDLMRCEQTANRYFPQAKFKAYQSLRELHFGDFEMKTYEELQHNKMYRAWIDDPYNVTPPNGESFEQFKQRVVQTFMQIVEAQQDYTFIVHGGVIRILLSQFGLKEKTFQQVMANHRTIYTLQWATLEDFIGGTKCTSYSEAHITGNVRM from the coding sequence ATGGCTAACAGTGTTACTGTGCATTTAATTCGGCATGAAAAAACGGATGCTAATATAAAGCGCAAATATATCGGCTGGACGGATGAGCCAATTGTTGAAAATGTAAATATGAGACCGATTTTGCAGCCAGACATTGTCTATGGTAGTGATTTAATGCGCTGTGAACAAACTGCCAATCGCTATTTCCCGCAGGCAAAATTTAAAGCATACCAAAGTTTACGTGAGCTTCATTTTGGCGACTTTGAAATGAAGACGTATGAAGAATTACAACATAATAAAATGTATCGTGCATGGATTGATGATCCGTACAATGTAACACCGCCAAATGGTGAAAGCTTTGAACAATTTAAGCAGAGAGTAGTTCAGACGTTTATGCAAATCGTTGAAGCGCAACAAGACTACACTTTCATTGTGCATGGTGGCGTTATTCGAATACTTCTTTCGCAATTTGGACTTAAAGAAAAAACATTTCAACAAGTGATGGCCAATCATCGGACCATTTATACGTTACAATGGGCAACACTTGAGGATTTTATAGGAGGTACGAAATGCACGTCATACTCGGAGGCGCACATAACGGGAAACGTGCGTATGTAG
- a CDS encoding bifunctional adenosylcobinamide kinase/adenosylcobinamide-phosphate guanylyltransferase encodes MHVILGGAHNGKRAYVEREILKFKQRDTVFFEGIIPDSSYENAGKVLVISEFEKIIAPFLNQPEQIIAQEIFEQIEHLAQNNLLYCICTDTSRGIVPIEKEARQLRDTCGRLYQLLCAHADAVTRVWYGIPQQLKGDSYGEK; translated from the coding sequence ATGCACGTCATACTCGGAGGCGCACATAACGGGAAACGTGCGTATGTAGAAAGAGAAATCTTAAAATTCAAACAAAGAGATACAGTGTTTTTTGAAGGGATAATACCCGATTCATCGTATGAAAATGCAGGAAAAGTACTTGTTATTAGTGAATTTGAAAAAATCATTGCACCTTTTTTAAATCAACCCGAACAAATTATTGCGCAGGAAATATTTGAGCAAATTGAACATCTGGCACAAAATAATTTATTGTACTGTATATGTACTGATACGAGCCGTGGTATTGTACCAATAGAGAAAGAGGCACGTCAATTACGAGATACATGTGGACGTTTGTATCAATTACTATGTGCGCACGCCGACGCAGTAACGCGCGTATGGTATGGAATTCCTCAGCAACTAAAAGGAGATAGTTATGGAGAAAAATAA
- a CDS encoding ECF transporter S component produces MEKNKLRLIILTALIAAICVIGSMIKVPVGMITTAALDSAPAFISAVFLPPVFAGAAGAFGHIATGLTSGFPLGVFHVLIAIEMFVIVAVFAWLHRKEYHFLKWVFAIVANGIISPLPFYFLISPAFYIGALPSLFIATVINVAIAAVVMPVLKTVIHRVGVNA; encoded by the coding sequence ATGGAGAAAAATAAATTACGACTAATTATTTTAACGGCTTTAATTGCCGCAATTTGTGTGATTGGCAGCATGATTAAAGTGCCAGTAGGAATGATTACAACTGCGGCACTTGATTCGGCCCCGGCTTTTATTAGCGCGGTTTTTTTACCACCTGTTTTTGCAGGAGCAGCAGGTGCGTTTGGACATATTGCAACAGGGTTAACTTCAGGATTTCCACTTGGCGTATTTCATGTTTTAATTGCGATTGAGATGTTTGTTATTGTAGCTGTTTTTGCCTGGTTACATCGAAAAGAGTATCACTTTTTGAAATGGGTTTTTGCGATTGTAGCGAATGGCATTATTTCACCGTTACCGTTTTATTTCTTAATTTCGCCAGCGTTTTATATCGGTGCATTGCCTTCATTATTCATTGCGACTGTAATCAATGTTGCGATTGCGGCGGTTGTCATGCCAGTTCTTAAAACCGTAATTCATCGTGTTGGGGTGAATGCATGA